Below is a genomic region from Prunus persica cultivar Lovell chromosome G3, Prunus_persica_NCBIv2, whole genome shotgun sequence.
GACACCCCGGTGCTCACATTGGAGGCATTGAGCACCCGAAATTGGAGCTGTGAGATAGGGAGGGAGATTATGAGTCAGGACCTTTGGATCAAGGATCTGATTGCTCTACCATTTGGATTCTTTAAAAGGATTATAGGGTCCTTAAGAAGACAGggtatgaaagaaaaatatttaagcCCCATCATTGTTTTCTATGCTAACAAATGGGTGCTTTCAAAGAAGACCCTCCAATTTTGGGAGAACTCTGGTCAGAAAACTGGGGATGATCACAAAGTTTCAGTCATCCTACAAGGTGTTCTTGATTTGCTGCCCATGGGGGAGAAGGCTAGTCGATCAATTCCAGTCGGGTTTTACTTTGCAATCCTTTCTAGATCCCTTGAAGTAGGTTTGAGAATCGATAGCAGGGCAAAGTTGCAAGAGAAGATTGTATCTCTGTTGCACTTTGCCCAACTAGAAGACTTTCTCTTTCCAAAAAGTGGAACTGAGTCAATTTCTTCTAGCATGGAGCTGTCTACAATGGAGAGCATAATTTCAACATATGTGTCATCTAACATGGAGGCAGACCATAGTCTTTCAGCAGGCCATTCAATTATTGTTGCAGAATTGTGGGATGCATATCTTTCCTACATAGCTCCTGATCCAAATATGGAGCCTAAAAGATTCATGGAACTCATCGAAAGAGTGCCGATATCCTACAGACAAAGTCATGATAAACTCTACAGAGCAATGAACACCTTCCTACAGGTAAGTACTTTATGATCAACTCTACACTCTGCCAAAAATGTGGTTCTATATCATCCACTTAATTACTagcagaagagaaaaaaacacgATATGCTAATATgtaataaaaagatattttcaACTCAAACAATCTAACATgaattaaaacccaaacaaattggtcagCAGAGATGTCAGTTCTCATACCAACATATGTTATGTTCTTCAGGCAAACCCAAATATATCCCAAGAAGAGAAGTGGGCAGTCTGCAAATACCTCAATTGCCAGAAACTATCACAAGAGGCATGCATTGAGGCTGTTCAAAATGAATTGATGCCGCTACGTTTAATAGTGCAGGCACTTTTTGTCCAGCAAATCAGCACTCACCAAGCTTTCAAAGAATGCTCAGATTCATTCAGATATGTACACTGTGGAGAGTTTTCCGGGAGCCTCTCAAGCTCCAGATGCCCAAACTCCAAAAGCCAGAATCTAGGAGATAGTCCATATGTAGATGGAGCAGAGCAAGGCAGCAGACCCTTGAGCTTCTTGCTACAAAAGGACAATGTAAATCAGAGACCTGAGTTATCAAGGAAGGAATATGAGTCAACAAGCTTCAGAATTCAGAACCTTGAACAAGAGCTCATGTCCTTGAAGCGAAGCCTTCAATGGCAGAgcatttcaaagaaaaaagaggcaaTTTCAACCACAGCACATAGCATGAAATCGTATGGTAAGGAAAGTAGATCAATGAGCAAAAAGAGTAACCCTCTTGGACAAGTGACAAGTTGCATTGGTTCTGTGAATTTCACCTCGCAAAGAAAATATGCCAGTCGATTATTGAAGGTCTTCCGCCGGATTTCCTTGTTTGGAAGTAGAAAACCAAAGAGAAAGCCATGTGCCCCCAGCCCATGGCCCAAGCCAATGCAGCAGAACACTCATCAGCAAAAGATGTATGAAAATCAGAACCAGTAATGATCATATACAAGGCGAGAATAAGTGCTCATTGTGAAATTTTCCCTGGAAAAAGTGGTTTGCTCATTCACATACAACCAGGGCATCAATATATGAATAATTTAATGCTTTGTGCATTCTTGCAGCCATGAGCACATAGAATTACATGTCCATATATTCAGCaagtagaaaatgaaaatttcaagTAGGCTAACAAATTGGTCCCACAAGAAAGAGAAATTGGAATTTGTAAGAAATAACACGATTTCTTGTTAAGATTTTGATTGATACTTACACCTACAGAAGCGGTTTTGTAAAGCGAACTTCAGTCTATTAACATAATGAAAAGAGATGCAACAAAGTACACTCCAAGTTAGGTCCAAATCGCCCATATTTAGATTACAAAAGCAGGCAATAAGCTGAATCATTGCCTGATTACAATACATAGCAAACACAAAGACATAATAGGCTGTGAAAGATATACTATTGTTACTAAACAACTGCAGCTACTTCAGGAAAGGTGTCACTCTTAAATTTATGAGACTCCACAACAGTTCTTGCAGCTTTCATGAGAACTTGTCCATTGACATAGTGTTGGCGACAGACAGGCATGTAGACATCAGCCCCAGCAATCAGTTCGGTTCGTGTCTCTTCTGTCTTCCTCAGGGTAAAGAAAGCTCGTTTGCCACAGAGTTCACATCGAGCCGTCAACTTGGTCACAGTATCAGCCAGAGGTATTATTTCAAGCACTGAGCCAAAACTCCTCCTGCGAATAATAATCATACATTCATCAATGAGAGAGCAACAAAAACCAACTAAAGCAGCTAATAACACAAGCATAACTGCCGGGCAAGAAGACccctaaaaaaattacaaagtttATTTGAAAGGCACCTCAAGTAATCACCATCCAGGCCTGCAACAATAATAGTTTTTCCATCATGATCAGCAGCCATGCAGCAGAAATCATATAGATCCTCGAAAAACTGAGCCTCATCAATACCGATGACATCAAGCTGCCAACATATCCCAACAAGGAGAAGGGAATTAGAATACATCATGTGTATCAAATCACAGACACTAACCATGACCTTAGGTAATTGGCCTATGCTAACCATCAGAACAAATTCCAATTCTTTCGTTTCAGTAAGTCATTCTGTGTTAATGAAATAATTCCATTAATTTGAGTCAACCCACTTCTCACAATTTGCCATATCTTACAAATCAACCATCAAAACCCAGATAGGTTTAGCATATCACAACATGTTTTACAGATCACCAAATTGTACATAACTAACACAACTGTACCCCCTCGGAACAgatcatcaaatttttttagcaTATCACAACATATTTTACAGAAATCAAGGTCAAAATCAAATAGATAAACATCACTCAGTCatatataattagaaaataaaaaaatagtttgataaaaacccaacaaaggTTGTACATTTCCCAGCTCCAAAATTACCTTCTCATAAGCCTCTCCTCCAAAATTTTGCCTAAACGACAACAGATCGGGCAGCGCCCAGCACGGAAACTTTGCCCCATCATGCGTCACAACCGAATCGATAGCATATCTCGTATCCTTACTGGATTTTATCATTGCCACATTTCTACACATAATATACAAACAACAAACTATAAATTTCTCAtctttatcaaaattaaatgaaaattcagTATCAATTCACCTTCCCTGGACCAAAGCTTAAATCTTTATTCAATATCCCCATAAATTCACCTTCGATTAGACATAAAAATTCGAAATTTACCTGCCGTTGTTGCCCTCGGACTTGATCCGACGAAGGAGGGCGGTGGTTTTGCCGGCGAACATGGGGCCCATGATAACATGTACCTCACCGGAGGTGTGGGGGGACGGGACAGAGGCAGCAGAATCGCTGGTCAAGGGAATTGAGGGCTTGAAAGAAGCCATGGATTTAGGGTTACACAAAGAGAAGGGATTTAAATTTTTGGGAGGGAAGAAGAGAGGTGGGAATGAAAGTGCTCTCATGATCAGAATAAATAGTGAGacgagagagatggagagacaTGGAGcgttttgagtttgaaagaTTTGGAGGGAAATCACAaacttttgattttggaggtAAACTTTGATTTagtgggagaaaaaaaaaattaaatttgtgtttttcagACCaaggaaaaattagaaattacgATTATTGACcccaaaagaataaaaaattgggGCCGAAATCAAATTATTGATTATTTGATTTGAGgcagaaatttaaaaataaaaataaaaaattattttgcatTGTAGTGTTTGAGACGCTTGGtaccaaaaaacaaattgtGTTTAACACGCttcttaaattttaaaattcctATTTTACCCCCATTCACCtatttcaaattaaatttgaattaaaaattcCCTCTCATTCCTCTGGTGTCGttttcttgtaaaaaaaacccctctctctctctctctccgtttccatgcttttaacttctttgcCATTTACTCTTGTTCTCAAGATATCAACCCTTGTCATTCTATCTCTTCGTCTCCTTGTTCTCAAGAAATCAACTCTCTCCTACGTCATGATTCAATCTCCACATTTGAATTATCATTTAAGTGAGGAGATTGATATTTCACAAGCTTTTACGCAACGAAATGAAATACAaactttaacaaaacaacagtTTACTAACTTTACTTTTCAATCCGGCCCTTCATAATTTTGCCAAGTCAACATATGCTTTATCAATTATTCGTTTACCACGATCGCATTATCGAAATATTAACTATtactattttcatttttcacttTCTAGTGTCTTCGATAGAAACAAAAGTTTTCATGAAGATAGAGAGACTGAAGCGATCTCCACTATGTCACATATTCAATCCACACACTTGGATCCATCTATAAAGTTCGTTAAGATATGTATATTCACAAACTTTATCCGCAACGTACTATAATGTGATTTTTGACAAAACAATAGTTTACTTTCTAATCCGTCCTTTGATAGTTTTTTCGAGACAacatatatttgtattttactAAATTTGCGCACTTAGTTATTTATAAGCATCTCCAAGGGCAACACATAGTGCTTTAACTTCgtggaaagaaacaaaagccaCAAAATTTATCGACAAGGAAGTTTCTTTAACTAAAAAAGGACCTTGTTTTTCCGTATATACTTTATCAATTAAGTCATGTGTGGATACTATATGCACCAGGAAAGGCAGTACTTAATGTTTTAACTCTGTGACAAGAAGTAGAAAACAAGACTTGTGTATaggaattaaataaaaaataggaattattttaatttatatatttgatcAGAAATGCaacaggaaagaaaaaaaaaagtatgattGGATTTTCTCATAAAGGAAAACTTGGTGCGTATGCTCTGAATGTAAAGTCATTGTTTCCAACACATAACCTAATAATATATTAGATCTTGTCTTTCACCTTCCCAATCTTGCTTTAAATATTATTCTTTGCACAAAGTTTTCTTGGTTGTTAAATGTCGTCAATTTGTCATGTGCATATGActaatgaatatttttttttatagtaaaTTTGGCTTACATTACACCCTTCAAATTTAATTTGTCTTGCTTGCaacttttcactttttgttcatataaataatattcaatttttataagtaaaaaaCATCTAACTTATCAATTCACCTTATTAAACTTAATGTCTGATTTATTGCAAAATACCCCTTTTTTAATGGAGtggtattttaattttttattctctaATTTATTGAGGCGATTCCCTCTAAAATTTTTACCTGCAATTAATCATCcgtttaattattaaaattcatTATTAGATATAGTCAACAATGAGTTGGCTGGAAAGGGCTTAGTTTTCCTTATCTGCTTgcctttttgaaattttgttccaTCTTTCCTGGTTAATAATCTACCTATTTTGGAActtggattttatttattgcacATAGTTTTTCATGAATAATAATCTacctattattattttttaataataatgtaTCTATTTCatgactttttatttaaatacaacatttatatatttttttttatttttttatttttatttttgtatgaaTGATAGTATACCTATTAAAGTTTTATTGTACCTAGGTTTTCATGGATAATAATctacatattatttttaatagacagtaatttacctattatttttatggatAATAATCTACCTATATATTTTATGGACAATAATTTACCTATTATCTTTTATGAGTAATAATCTACCTATTATCTTTTATGGATAGTAATTTACTTATTATCTTTTATGAGTAATATTGTATCTATTATTTTCTCCTATGAGTAATATAATGTAATATATGTAGGCATGAAAATATTAACGTACTTATTTTCTCTTTGGCATTGTACCTGttagaatatatattatacatatacaaTTATAGATATAGGTACATATAAGGGGAGTGCTAGCAACtttctctctaaccttctctctttttcttatgACAAGTGTAACtttccttacacttaaaacaacatcattaatgcatcacacaaactaatttttattttccaagtttacccttattaaatgtattaatttattttaataacaagttaatttttttacaactttcttatcaccttgttaaaaaattaaacaagaaaataaaaactgaagtttaaaaaaaaaaaaaattccaaagagAATAAAGATGAGAACAATGTcatgtaacaaatttttttttaaaaaaattctaaaaaatgatgtttttcttatttaatttttaataatgtgCTAAAGAAGTtgtaacaaaatttgaataaattgaaggaaatataaaagccaatacattttaaaagggtaaacttgaaaaacaaaaactatcatgtgtgatgcattaatgacatttTTTTAAGTGTAAGAAAAAGGACACTTATCATGAGGAGAAGGGATAaggtccaaaagagaaggttagagagaaggttgctagcatttctctatatataattgaaagatattaagtaaatatatataattggagGGTGtacgtataaaaaaaattcatttatccGACCTATAGAGGTTTGGAAGGAgtatttgaaataatttgattGTAGGCCATCATT
It encodes:
- the LOC18782418 gene encoding BTB/POZ domain-containing protein At5g48130, whose translation is MEAASPLKGSSVSSSPFSSPNVGALLKIKILSWTQETGLPVSVSVRVLGKIFNLHKFPLFSKSGYFKKRLNESTELELPPDFPGGPETFEMIALFIYGSSTLIDPFNVVALRCAAEFLEMTEDYCSGNLCERFDLYLNQVVMQSWDDTLIVLQKCQTLLPWSEDLLIVSRCIECLAFMACMEILDPERRRDTPVLTLEALSTRNWSCEIGREIMSQDLWIKDLIALPFGFFKRIIGSLRRQGMKEKYLSPIIVFYANKWVLSKKTLQFWENSGQKTGDDHKVSVILQGVLDLLPMGEKASRSIPVGFYFAILSRSLEVGLRIDSRAKLQEKIVSLLHFAQLEDFLFPKSGTESISSSMELSTMESIISTYVSSNMEADHSLSAGHSIIVAELWDAYLSYIAPDPNMEPKRFMELIERVPISYRQSHDKLYRAMNTFLQANPNISQEEKWAVCKYLNCQKLSQEACIEAVQNELMPLRLIVQALFVQQISTHQAFKECSDSFRYVHCGEFSGSLSSSRCPNSKSQNLGDSPYVDGAEQGSRPLSFLLQKDNVNQRPELSRKEYESTSFRIQNLEQELMSLKRSLQWQSISKKKEAISTTAHSMKSYGKESRSMSKKSNPLGQVTSCIGSVNFTSQRKYASRLLKVFRRISLFGSRKPKRKPCAPSPWPKPMQQNTHQQKMYENQNQ
- the LOC18782948 gene encoding thymidine kinase a — its product is MRALSFPPLFFPPKNLNPFSLCNPKSMASFKPSIPLTSDSAASVPSPHTSGEVHVIMGPMFAGKTTALLRRIKSEGNNGRNVAMIKSSKDTRYAIDSVVTHDGAKFPCWALPDLLSFRQNFGGEAYEKLDVIGIDEAQFFEDLYDFCCMAADHDGKTIIVAGLDGDYLRRSFGSVLEIIPLADTVTKLTARCELCGKRAFFTLRKTEETRTELIAGADVYMPVCRQHYVNGQVLMKAARTVVESHKFKSDTFPEVAAVV